A single Henriciella sp. AS95 DNA region contains:
- a CDS encoding DUF983 domain-containing protein yields MANSNEQTSIATALVRGIRKRCPRCGEGQLFSGYLRQTPSCSSCGLKTGDIRADDGPPWLTLLIVGHFLAPLMAITFMTDALPLWLSTAGMVIFAIGLCLTVLPRAKGAFIAAIWKLDAQNSVDITEEA; encoded by the coding sequence ATGGCCAACTCTAATGAGCAAACCAGCATCGCCACTGCGCTCGTGCGCGGGATCAGGAAGCGGTGTCCGCGCTGCGGCGAAGGCCAGCTCTTCTCCGGTTATCTCCGTCAGACGCCATCCTGTTCGAGTTGCGGCCTGAAGACTGGCGACATTCGCGCCGACGACGGACCGCCCTGGCTGACACTGCTCATCGTCGGCCATTTCCTCGCGCCGCTCATGGCGATCACCTTCATGACAGACGCGCTGCCATTATGGCTGAGCACCGCCGGTATGGTGATCTTTGCGATCGGGCTTTGCCTCACCGTGTTGCCAAGGGCCAAGGGCGCCTTCATCGCTGCGATCTGGAAGCTCGACGCGCAGAACTCCGTCGATATTACCGAAGAAGCCTAG
- a CDS encoding nitroreductase yields the protein MDYEEVVRGRRSIRGYLDKPVPKALIREILEIAMRAPTSLNSQPWNFFVCTGEVLDKIRKGNVERNVAGVPDSREFRTGPAYDGVHRERQVGIAVQLFKAMGIERHDKEKRMDWVLRGFRQFDAPACIVVTYDKALAGGDIPPFDCGGVVNCIVNTAWSKGLGCVINSQGIMQSPVVREHAQIPDDQVIQTCIAIGWPDDRFPANAVVSTRKSVDEAATFLGFED from the coding sequence ATGGACTATGAAGAGGTCGTACGCGGGCGGCGGAGCATTCGGGGCTATCTCGACAAGCCTGTCCCGAAGGCGCTGATCCGCGAAATCCTGGAAATCGCGATGCGCGCGCCGACCTCGCTCAATTCCCAGCCCTGGAACTTCTTCGTGTGCACTGGCGAGGTGCTGGACAAGATCCGCAAGGGCAATGTCGAGCGCAATGTTGCGGGCGTCCCAGACAGCCGCGAGTTTCGCACCGGGCCTGCCTATGACGGGGTTCATCGCGAACGTCAGGTCGGCATTGCGGTGCAACTCTTCAAGGCGATGGGCATCGAGCGCCATGACAAGGAAAAGCGGATGGACTGGGTGCTGCGCGGCTTCCGCCAGTTCGACGCGCCGGCCTGTATCGTCGTCACCTATGACAAGGCGCTGGCGGGCGGCGACATTCCGCCATTCGATTGTGGCGGCGTCGTCAATTGCATTGTGAACACGGCCTGGTCGAAGGGGCTTGGCTGCGTGATCAATTCGCAAGGCATCATGCAGAGCCCGGTCGTGCGCGAACATGCGCAGATCCCGGACGATCAGGTCATCCAGACCTGTATCGCGATTGGCTGGCCGGATGATCGCTTCCCCGCGAATGCCGTCGTTTCGACGCGCAAATCGGTTGACGAAGCGGCAACATTCCTGGGCTTTGAGGACTAG
- a CDS encoding DUF983 domain-containing protein, translating to MYEDPIKRGLKGRCARCGEGKLFRSYLKFHDECPACEQDFGVADTADGPAFFVGFLVLILFAPFYFILPIVDVGLVTKVLLWIVLLSTMFGLVLALLPLFKGVLFNLQLRHRAEEAKWESTGRHGTPPNKRKN from the coding sequence ATGTACGAAGATCCGATAAAACGTGGACTGAAGGGGCGTTGCGCGCGCTGCGGCGAAGGCAAGCTGTTTCGGTCTTACCTGAAATTTCATGACGAGTGTCCCGCCTGTGAGCAGGACTTTGGCGTCGCCGACACGGCAGATGGCCCGGCCTTCTTTGTCGGCTTCCTGGTCCTGATCCTGTTCGCGCCGTTCTACTTCATTCTGCCGATCGTCGACGTGGGACTTGTGACCAAGGTCCTTCTCTGGATCGTGTTGCTATCGACGATGTTTGGACTGGTTCTGGCGCTGCTGCCGCTGTTCAAGGGTGTCCTGTTCAATCTTCAGCTGCGACACCGGGCTGAAGAAGCCAAATGGGAAAGCACCGGCCGCCACGGCACGCCCCCGAATAAACGGAAAAACTGA
- the katG gene encoding catalase/peroxidase HPI, translating to MADDMKCPFSGDTERHWLFRGPRNKDWWPKLLNLDILHKNHPAGDPMDDGFDYAEAFSKLDLKAVKADIAEVLNTSVDWWPADYGHYGPFMIRMAWHSAGTYRISDGRGGAGSGQQRFAPLNSWPDNANLDKARRLLWPVKQKYGNALSWADLIILAGNVALEDMGFKTFGFAGGRPDVWEPEEVYWGSEAEWLATSDKPNSRYSEGRALENPLAAVQMGLIYVNPEGPDGNPDPLASGQDIRETFARMAMNDEETVALTAGGHTFGKCHGAGDASLVGADPEGSDIAAQGIGWASTFNSGIGDDTITSGIEGAWTPTPTKWDMSYFDMLFGYDYELTKSPAGAFQWQPKDVKEEDMAPKAHDPSQKQITIMTTADMAMRMDPEYEKISRDYHANPDKFADAFARAWFKLTHRDMGPKSRYVGPEVPQEDLIWQDPVPAVDHPLIGDAEIRELKTKVLETGLSVSELISTAWASAASFRGSDKRGGANGARIRLAPMNDWEVNNPAQLQKVLGKLEEIKSSYGKPVSMADLIVLAGCAGVEKAARDAGYDVTVPFTPGRTDATAEMTDVESFEPLRPRAEAFRNYVEGSHVTAPTEEIMIDRANLLKLSAPEMTVLIGGLRVLGNNYAGTRHGVFTQRPGQLTNDFFVNLLDMNTAWQPTDDSGMLFEGHDRASGDLKWTATRVDLVFGSNSQLRAISEVYAQSDNGEKFVKDFVKAWDKVMMLDRYDVK from the coding sequence ATGGCTGACGACATGAAATGCCCGTTTTCAGGCGACACGGAGCGCCACTGGCTATTCCGCGGACCCCGCAACAAGGATTGGTGGCCAAAACTCCTTAACCTGGACATCCTGCACAAGAACCATCCGGCAGGTGACCCGATGGATGACGGGTTCGACTATGCCGAAGCCTTTTCCAAACTCGATCTTAAAGCCGTCAAAGCTGACATCGCCGAGGTCCTGAACACCTCTGTGGATTGGTGGCCGGCTGATTATGGCCACTACGGCCCATTCATGATCCGCATGGCATGGCACTCTGCTGGTACCTATCGCATCAGCGATGGCCGCGGCGGTGCAGGCTCCGGCCAGCAGCGTTTTGCGCCCCTCAATTCCTGGCCAGACAATGCCAACCTCGACAAGGCCCGCCGCCTCCTGTGGCCGGTCAAGCAGAAGTATGGCAACGCCCTGTCCTGGGCTGACCTGATCATCCTCGCCGGCAATGTCGCGCTTGAGGATATGGGCTTCAAGACCTTCGGTTTTGCAGGCGGCCGTCCGGACGTCTGGGAACCGGAAGAAGTCTACTGGGGCTCTGAAGCTGAATGGCTCGCCACCAGCGACAAGCCGAACAGCCGCTATTCCGAAGGCCGCGCCCTGGAGAACCCGCTGGCAGCTGTCCAGATGGGGCTCATCTATGTGAACCCGGAAGGCCCTGACGGTAATCCCGATCCGCTCGCCTCCGGCCAGGACATCCGTGAGACCTTTGCCCGCATGGCCATGAATGACGAAGAAACCGTCGCGCTCACCGCAGGCGGCCATACCTTCGGCAAGTGCCACGGCGCAGGCGATGCAAGCCTCGTCGGCGCAGATCCGGAAGGCTCCGACATCGCGGCGCAAGGCATCGGTTGGGCCAGCACGTTCAACTCTGGCATCGGTGATGACACGATCACCTCCGGTATCGAAGGCGCCTGGACGCCAACCCCGACCAAATGGGACATGAGCTACTTCGACATGCTGTTCGGCTATGACTATGAGCTCACAAAGAGCCCGGCCGGAGCCTTTCAGTGGCAGCCGAAGGACGTCAAGGAAGAGGACATGGCGCCGAAAGCCCATGATCCGTCCCAGAAGCAGATCACGATCATGACGACCGCGGACATGGCGATGCGCATGGATCCGGAATACGAGAAGATCTCCCGTGACTACCACGCCAATCCGGACAAGTTTGCCGACGCGTTTGCGCGCGCCTGGTTCAAACTTACGCACCGCGATATGGGGCCGAAATCCCGCTATGTTGGTCCGGAAGTCCCGCAAGAGGATTTGATCTGGCAGGATCCGGTGCCGGCAGTGGATCACCCACTGATCGGCGATGCTGAGATCAGGGAACTGAAAACCAAGGTCCTTGAGACCGGTCTTTCAGTGTCTGAACTCATCTCAACGGCTTGGGCATCTGCGGCGTCTTTCCGAGGCTCCGACAAGCGCGGCGGCGCGAATGGTGCCCGTATCCGCCTGGCGCCGATGAATGACTGGGAAGTCAACAACCCGGCTCAACTTCAGAAAGTGCTCGGCAAGCTGGAAGAGATCAAATCGTCTTACGGCAAGCCGGTTTCGATGGCTGACCTCATCGTCCTGGCCGGTTGTGCAGGCGTCGAAAAGGCCGCCAGGGATGCGGGTTATGACGTGACCGTTCCGTTCACGCCGGGCCGCACCGACGCGACCGCCGAGATGACGGATGTTGAGTCCTTCGAACCGCTGCGCCCCCGTGCTGAAGCCTTCCGCAACTATGTTGAAGGCTCACACGTCACCGCACCGACCGAAGAGATCATGATCGACCGGGCCAATCTGCTGAAGCTCTCAGCGCCGGAAATGACGGTCCTGATTGGCGGCCTTCGCGTTCTTGGCAACAATTACGCTGGCACCAGGCACGGCGTGTTCACCCAGCGTCCAGGCCAGCTGACGAATGACTTCTTCGTCAACCTGCTCGACATGAACACGGCCTGGCAGCCAACGGACGATAGCGGAATGCTGTTTGAAGGCCACGACCGCGCGTCGGGCGACCTGAAATGGACCGCCACCCGCGTTGACCTGGTCTTCGGCTCCAACTCGCAACTTCGTGCGATTTCGGAAGTCTATGCCCAGTCCGACAATGGCGAGAAGTTCGTGAAAGACTTCGTAAAAGCCTGGGACAAGGTCATGATGCTTGACCGCTACGACGTGAAATAG
- a CDS encoding DUF1287 domain-containing protein, with translation MASLGALPLAANNTGWRAFPQSTQLVAAARRQIGVTIDYDPAYVRLDYPGGDVPRESGVCIDVVIRAYRDAFGYDFQKSIHEDMRANFNKYPTSWGLSRTDRNIDHRRVPNLETWLVRNAVELPADDWQPGDLLTCRVDRSLPHIAIISDRKMSWGEPYVIHNIGLGAREERLIGRFENERRFRFFPPVA, from the coding sequence ATGGCCAGTCTGGGCGCGCTTCCATTGGCAGCCAACAATACCGGCTGGAGGGCTTTTCCTCAATCAACTCAACTGGTTGCGGCGGCGCGGCGACAGATTGGGGTAACGATCGATTATGACCCGGCCTATGTGCGGCTCGACTACCCCGGCGGGGATGTTCCGCGCGAATCGGGCGTGTGCATTGATGTCGTAATTCGCGCTTATCGCGATGCGTTCGGTTACGATTTTCAGAAATCCATCCATGAAGACATGCGCGCCAACTTCAACAAATATCCAACAAGCTGGGGCCTGTCGCGCACTGACCGCAACATCGATCACCGGCGGGTGCCAAACCTTGAAACCTGGCTTGTTCGCAACGCAGTGGAGCTGCCGGCGGATGACTGGCAGCCGGGTGACCTGCTGACCTGCCGCGTCGATCGATCCCTGCCTCATATCGCAATCATATCCGACAGGAAGATGAGCTGGGGCGAGCCTTATGTGATCCACAATATCGGACTTGGCGCGCGAGAAGAGCGTCTGATCGGCCGCTTCGAAAATGAGCGACGTTTTCGATTTTTTCCGCCTGTCGCCTGA
- a CDS encoding nitroreductase → MDVSQAVDQRISTRAFLDKPIPEADIRDWLTAAQRAPSGGNTQPWRVIVVTGDAMQDVIETCQKALADNPRGEPTDRLIYPKDLWEPHEARRRKVGEMMYETLGIPREDKPARRQWFARNFRFFDAPVGVFFVIDERMGHGQWAHTGMYMQTLALLAEERGWGTCFQECWAMLRPTLKQHFSLGETEMLYCGMALGYPDPDHPVNSLRAERAELSEVAELKGF, encoded by the coding sequence ATGGATGTATCGCAAGCTGTTGATCAGCGTATCTCGACGCGCGCCTTTCTCGACAAACCGATTCCCGAAGCTGACATTCGCGACTGGCTGACCGCAGCCCAGCGTGCCCCATCGGGCGGCAACACACAGCCCTGGCGGGTCATCGTGGTGACCGGTGACGCGATGCAGGATGTGATCGAAACCTGTCAGAAAGCGCTGGCTGACAATCCTCGCGGCGAACCAACGGACCGGCTGATTTATCCGAAGGATCTTTGGGAGCCGCACGAAGCACGCCGCCGCAAGGTTGGCGAGATGATGTACGAAACGCTCGGCATTCCGCGCGAAGACAAACCAGCGCGCCGACAATGGTTCGCCCGCAACTTCCGCTTCTTCGATGCCCCTGTCGGGGTGTTCTTCGTGATCGACGAGCGGATGGGCCACGGTCAGTGGGCCCATACCGGCATGTATATGCAGACGCTCGCCCTGCTGGCCGAAGAGCGCGGTTGGGGCACCTGCTTCCAGGAATGCTGGGCCATGCTTCGTCCGACGCTGAAGCAGCATTTCAGCCTCGGCGAGACCGAGATGCTCTATTGCGGCATGGCGCTTGGCTATCCCGATCCCGACCATCCGGTGAACTCGCTTCGGGCTGAGCGCGCTGAGTTATCGGAGGTCGCAGAACTGAAAGGGTTTTAA
- a CDS encoding SulP family inorganic anion transporter, with protein MRKPKILTTIREYSWSIFLADLMAGLTVALVALPLSLAIAIASGADPGKGLVTAIVAGFFISLLGGSRVQIGGPTGAFIVVVFGVIAEHGYDGLVLATFMAGLILLVAGWLRAGRLIAFIPEAVVNGFTIGIAIIIAASQISDFFGLTVSHMPADFLEKLPVLWDARETMNLAALGIALVTLVLIIGLRRLAPKYPGLVVAVGVGSAAVALMNLPVDTLFSRFGALPNQLPMPQLPDISWDRLVELLPSAIIIAFLAGVESLLSAMVADRMIGGHHRPNAELTAQGAANIASSLFGGLPATGAIARTATNVRAGGKTPVAGIVHALVILLIMVAAAPLAGYLALPALAALLVMTAWNMTEPHKWNEYARARKSDLALLLLTMVLTVLVDLTVAIGVGVAVGLALRLSRRDTDESDWRTPER; from the coding sequence ATGCGCAAGCCAAAAATCCTCACGACGATCAGGGAATATTCCTGGTCAATCTTTCTCGCCGACCTGATGGCCGGTCTGACGGTCGCCCTGGTAGCGCTGCCGCTCAGCCTGGCCATTGCCATTGCGTCTGGCGCTGACCCGGGCAAGGGGCTGGTCACCGCGATCGTCGCGGGCTTCTTCATTTCATTGCTTGGTGGATCCCGCGTCCAGATCGGCGGACCGACGGGCGCCTTCATTGTCGTCGTCTTCGGTGTGATTGCGGAGCACGGCTATGATGGCCTTGTCCTGGCGACCTTCATGGCGGGGCTGATCCTGCTGGTGGCCGGGTGGCTCAGGGCGGGGCGGCTTATCGCCTTCATCCCGGAAGCGGTCGTCAATGGCTTTACCATCGGTATCGCCATCATCATCGCGGCGAGCCAGATCAGCGACTTTTTTGGCCTCACCGTGTCCCATATGCCGGCGGACTTCCTTGAAAAACTTCCTGTCCTGTGGGACGCGCGTGAGACGATGAATCTCGCCGCGCTCGGTATCGCGCTGGTGACGCTTGTCCTGATCATCGGCCTGCGCAGGCTCGCGCCGAAATATCCCGGCCTTGTCGTTGCTGTTGGCGTCGGCTCGGCGGCTGTGGCGCTGATGAATCTTCCGGTCGATACGCTCTTCTCGCGGTTTGGCGCGCTGCCAAACCAATTGCCGATGCCGCAGCTGCCGGACATCAGCTGGGACCGGCTGGTGGAGCTTCTGCCATCAGCGATCATCATCGCATTCCTCGCCGGTGTGGAGTCGCTCCTCTCCGCCATGGTCGCTGACCGGATGATTGGCGGCCATCACCGCCCGAACGCCGAGCTGACCGCGCAGGGGGCCGCGAACATCGCCTCATCGCTCTTCGGCGGCCTTCCGGCCACAGGCGCAATCGCCCGCACCGCAACTAATGTGCGCGCTGGCGGGAAGACACCCGTCGCAGGGATCGTTCACGCGCTGGTGATCCTGCTCATCATGGTGGCGGCCGCGCCACTTGCCGGCTACCTCGCTTTGCCGGCGCTGGCAGCCCTGCTAGTGATGACGGCCTGGAATATGACTGAACCGCACAAATGGAATGAATACGCCAGGGCGCGAAAGAGCGATCTGGCGCTCCTACTCCTGACCATGGTGTTGACGGTTCTTGTCGACTTGACGGTTGCCATTGGTGTCGGCGTGGCCGTCGGACTCGCCCTGCGACTCAGCCGCCGTGACACGGATGAGAGCGATTGGAGGACGCCGGAACGCTAG
- the erpA gene encoding iron-sulfur cluster insertion protein ErpA — protein MTDVTLSSSAAQRIKTILAKQSDKDFLRVSVEGGGCSGFSYKFDLEDTRNEDDIVVERDGAQVLIDEMSMEFMRGSEIDFSTELIGAAFKINNPNATAACGCGTSFSL, from the coding sequence ATGACCGACGTCACTCTCTCTTCCTCAGCTGCCCAGCGCATTAAAACGATTCTGGCGAAACAGTCTGACAAAGACTTCCTTCGCGTCTCCGTTGAAGGCGGCGGCTGCTCCGGCTTCTCCTACAAGTTCGATCTTGAGGATACCCGCAATGAGGACGACATTGTGGTCGAACGTGACGGCGCGCAGGTGCTGATAGACGAGATGAGCATGGAGTTCATGCGCGGCTCGGAAATCGACTTCTCGACCGAGCTGATCGGCGCGGCCTTCAAGATCAACAATCCGAATGCAACGGCCGCGTGCGGCTGCGGGACGAGCTTTTCGCTCTAG
- a CDS encoding deoxyguanosinetriphosphate triphosphohydrolase, translating into MSNKIGKPALPEKRAVFATLWENSRGRFHDEAESATRTPFQRDRDRIIHSSGFRRLKQKTQVFVAHEGDHYRTRLTHSLEVAQIARSVARRLGVDEDLAEAMALAHDLGHPPFGHAGEDQLDESMHDYEGFDHNAQTLRVVTRLEQRYPTFDGLNLTWEMLEGLVKHNGPLVTADNPISSLPAAFRDFPYLEKLELDQFAGPEAQVAALADDIAYNNHDIDDGIAAGLFTIDDMLGIPLVGDVFRGVRLEHPVLDTQRTVYEAVRQLIGLWIDDLITETQRRVEKYQPDSAAAVRALPEPLVAFSEEFDAQQRALRAFLYERMYKHYKVNRMRSQAKRVLKELFDLFLQEPDILPPPLRQDAEQAPKERRARLVCDYIAGMTDNYAIDLHRKVFNLESMI; encoded by the coding sequence ATGTCGAACAAGATAGGAAAGCCTGCGCTCCCTGAAAAGAGAGCCGTGTTTGCGACGCTGTGGGAAAACTCTCGCGGCCGGTTCCATGATGAGGCGGAATCTGCAACGCGTACGCCGTTTCAGCGGGATCGCGACCGGATCATTCATTCCTCCGGATTTCGTCGTTTGAAGCAGAAAACGCAGGTTTTTGTGGCCCATGAGGGCGACCATTACCGCACGCGGCTCACCCATTCGCTGGAAGTGGCCCAGATCGCGCGGTCGGTCGCTCGTCGTCTCGGGGTGGACGAAGACCTCGCCGAAGCCATGGCGCTTGCGCATGATCTGGGGCATCCGCCCTTTGGTCATGCAGGCGAGGACCAGCTCGATGAGAGCATGCACGACTATGAAGGCTTTGATCACAATGCGCAGACGCTCCGCGTGGTGACCCGGCTTGAGCAAAGATATCCGACGTTTGATGGCCTGAACCTCACCTGGGAAATGCTGGAAGGACTGGTGAAGCATAACGGGCCGCTGGTGACGGCGGATAATCCGATTTCTTCCCTGCCAGCCGCCTTCAGGGACTTTCCGTATCTGGAAAAACTTGAGCTGGATCAATTCGCCGGTCCTGAGGCGCAAGTTGCTGCGCTGGCCGACGACATCGCCTATAACAATCATGATATCGACGATGGCATCGCCGCGGGTCTTTTCACCATTGATGACATGCTGGGCATACCGCTCGTCGGCGATGTCTTTCGCGGCGTGCGCTTGGAACACCCGGTGCTCGATACGCAGCGCACGGTCTATGAAGCCGTTCGTCAGCTGATCGGCCTGTGGATTGATGATCTCATCACCGAAACCCAGCGCCGGGTCGAGAAATATCAGCCAGACTCGGCTGCCGCCGTTCGCGCGCTTCCAGAACCGCTGGTTGCCTTTTCCGAAGAATTCGACGCCCAGCAGCGCGCGCTACGCGCTTTCCTCTATGAGCGCATGTACAAGCACTACAAGGTCAACCGGATGCGTAGCCAGGCAAAGCGGGTCCTGAAGGAGCTGTTCGACCTCTTCTTGCAGGAACCAGACATCCTACCGCCGCCGCTGCGACAGGATGCCGAGCAGGCGCCCAAAGAGCGCCGTGCCCGTCTTGTCTGCGACTACATCGCTGGAATGACTGACAATTATGCGATCGACCTGCATCGCAAGGTCTTCAACCTGGAAAGCATGATCTGA
- a CDS encoding SPOR domain-containing protein, which produces MSNRNRDYDAAPYEEEYRGFDIRDDDSARGPLILSLAIGVLIVFGAVVWNTYRQGVRPTDGALPMVVAEAQPYKRLPDDKGGIQIDDLDRRLYDAMDGSTRRPEPTQVVSRTDGYLRGGPPMDLRPSGEAESSQVETPSEPIVQAEDLPTIEPVAVETPAATEPEIEQAPEPGYRFAFTPGGEYLVQISALRSEEAASEAWTKARRNNPDIFDGAKMSIERADLGAKGVFYRLRAGAFGSRDTASEFCDALKQNGGDCIVVRGTA; this is translated from the coding sequence ATGAGCAATCGCAACCGAGATTATGATGCGGCGCCGTACGAAGAAGAATATCGCGGCTTCGATATCCGAGATGATGATTCCGCGCGTGGACCGCTGATCCTGTCGCTCGCTATTGGCGTGTTGATCGTGTTCGGCGCTGTCGTCTGGAATACTTATCGTCAGGGCGTGCGCCCGACCGACGGGGCGTTGCCCATGGTCGTCGCCGAGGCCCAGCCTTACAAACGCCTGCCTGATGACAAGGGCGGCATCCAGATCGATGATCTTGACCGGCGTCTTTATGATGCCATGGATGGCTCAACGCGCCGGCCGGAGCCGACTCAAGTCGTCAGCCGCACGGATGGCTATCTTCGCGGTGGACCGCCGATGGACTTGCGCCCATCAGGTGAAGCTGAAAGTAGCCAGGTCGAGACGCCGTCAGAGCCTATTGTCCAGGCAGAGGACTTGCCGACGATCGAGCCGGTTGCTGTCGAAACCCCCGCTGCAACCGAACCGGAAATCGAGCAGGCCCCTGAGCCAGGCTACCGCTTTGCATTTACGCCGGGCGGCGAGTATCTGGTCCAGATATCGGCGCTGCGCAGCGAAGAGGCCGCCAGCGAAGCCTGGACAAAAGCCCGCCGCAATAACCCGGACATATTCGACGGCGCCAAGATGTCGATTGAAAGAGCAGATCTTGGTGCCAAGGGCGTTTTTTATCGCCTTCGTGCCGGCGCTTTCGGCTCGCGTGATACCGCATCAGAGTTTTGTGATGCGCTGAAGCAGAACGGCGGTGACTGTATCGTTGTTCGCGGAACGGCGTGA
- the nagZ gene encoding beta-N-acetylhexosaminidase — protein sequence MTNKACILSVAGPNLLRDEAALLAEHKPWGVILMGRSCLSKQQVTQLVQDIWEAVGKQIFIFIDQEGGRVARLKAPEWPVFPAGRVYGDLYDIDRDKGLEAAWLGHRLMAHELASMGIHADCAPVCDLPQPGAHDVIGDRAFGAQPEKVGALAKAALKGLQDGWVAGVIKHMPGHGRSMSDSHMELPRVMAGDNELASDFAAFEQVKDAPMAMTAHIAYDQFDATSPATLSKPVIQDVIRGRIGFDGLLMTDDLGMNALGGSLTDRAKAAMAAGCDVLLHCSGFLKEPADILAEMTEVAEAAPPLEGKSLDRAESAEAATQCGSEFDVKAGWERFNALLSNTGAAYA from the coding sequence GTGACGAATAAGGCCTGCATCCTCAGCGTGGCGGGGCCGAACCTGCTGCGCGACGAAGCGGCCTTGCTTGCCGAGCACAAGCCTTGGGGCGTCATCCTGATGGGCCGCTCCTGCCTGTCGAAACAACAGGTCACGCAGCTGGTTCAGGATATCTGGGAAGCTGTTGGCAAACAGATATTCATCTTTATTGATCAGGAAGGTGGCCGCGTTGCGCGCCTGAAAGCACCAGAATGGCCCGTATTCCCAGCAGGCCGAGTGTACGGTGATCTCTACGATATTGACCGCGACAAGGGCCTTGAAGCCGCATGGCTCGGCCATCGGCTGATGGCGCATGAGCTTGCCAGCATGGGTATCCACGCCGATTGTGCGCCTGTGTGTGACCTGCCTCAGCCCGGCGCACATGACGTTATCGGCGACCGCGCTTTTGGTGCTCAGCCAGAGAAGGTCGGCGCGCTGGCGAAGGCCGCGCTGAAAGGGCTTCAGGACGGGTGGGTCGCTGGAGTGATCAAGCACATGCCAGGGCACGGTCGCTCCATGTCGGACAGTCACATGGAGCTGCCGCGCGTCATGGCAGGTGACAATGAACTGGCCTCGGACTTCGCTGCATTTGAGCAGGTGAAAGACGCGCCAATGGCGATGACAGCGCACATTGCATATGACCAATTTGACGCCACATCGCCTGCCACGCTTTCGAAACCTGTGATTCAGGACGTCATTCGCGGGCGAATCGGGTTTGATGGTCTCCTGATGACGGATGATCTCGGCATGAATGCCCTGGGGGGCTCGCTCACAGATCGCGCTAAAGCTGCCATGGCGGCGGGCTGCGATGTGCTGCTGCATTGCTCTGGTTTTTTGAAAGAGCCAGCGGATATTCTTGCCGAAATGACAGAGGTCGCAGAGGCCGCACCACCGCTTGAGGGCAAGTCGCTTGATCGAGCGGAAAGCGCCGAAGCGGCCACGCAATGCGGATCAGAGTTTGACGTCAAAGCCGG